The Antarcticibacterium flavum genome contains the following window.
CATCCTCATCGATTTCCAGTGCATCAATAAGGTCGGCATAGCTTCTTTGAGCCAGCATAAGTGCTATAACCCCGGTTCCCGCTCCTATGTCAAGGATCGAAGCGACCGAATCGTCTATCCTTGTCCACGCACCCAGCAGCACTCCGTCTGTGCCTATTTTCATAGCGCATTTGTCTTGTTGGATTGTGAATTGCTTAAATTTAAAGGGAGAAGACAAAGTATTGAGTATTGAGTATTGAGTATTGAGTATTGAGAATTCGTTTCCTGGCTTTTCCTTCTCCCCCTTCGGGGTCGGGGGCTAGTCTAGATAAATCTCCAACAACCCCGGAGGCGTATTAAAGAATATAGTCTTATTCTTCTTATCAAGTTTAGAGATGAAATCGTCATTGACAGGGATAAGGATCTCCTTACCGTCCTTCTCAATTTCAAAAAGCGGTTGAGCCCGGTTTTCATTGATCGACTTGATGATTCCTATATTTCCATAATTAGTGTCCTCTGCAGTGAAACCTATAACTTCGTGAAAGTAGAATTGATCTTCTTCCAGCTCGGGTAGTTCAGATAGAGGTAGGTAGATGTCGCATTTCATAAGATCATCTGCATCTTCCTCTGTATCTACATCTTCAAATTTTACACGCAGCAGGTCGCTTTTTTGAAGGGAACTTTTTAAAATAAAAAATGGAACCAGATTATCGTTATAGTCAACGAAAACCGATTCCATTTTTGTGTAAGCTTCAGGTTCATCGGTATCGAGTTTGATCAATACCTCCCCTTTAAAACTGAATTTACTAACGATTTTTCCTAAATAAAAACATTCATCTTTGGTCATCGTCAATCTGTAAATTACTTCATGTTTTCACCAGCCTGCTTC
Protein-coding sequences here:
- the rimM gene encoding ribosome maturation factor RimM (Essential for efficient processing of 16S rRNA); this encodes MTKDECFYLGKIVSKFSFKGEVLIKLDTDEPEAYTKMESVFVDYNDNLVPFFILKSSLQKSDLLRVKFEDVDTEEDADDLMKCDIYLPLSELPELEEDQFYFHEVIGFTAEDTNYGNIGIIKSINENRAQPLFEIEKDGKEILIPVNDDFISKLDKKNKTIFFNTPPGLLEIYLD